AAGATGGCAAGATCATGTTTATTTTGCGGGTGCAGGAATTTTAAGCATGGTATTTTTCAATTATTTGTATTTTGAAACATTTTCACAGTCATCTTTATCGCTCGCGGTAACTTTGCTTTATACAGGTCCTATCTTTGTAACTTTACTTAGTCGAATTTTCTTCAAAGAGCCTTTGAATTCTAATAAAATTATTGCGTTGATTTTAGCTATAACAGGATGTGGTTTTGTTGTTGGATTATTACCTTCATTTAAAGTAGAAGTAAGCACGAAAGTGATTATAACAGGCATTCTTTCAGGGGTATGCTATTCACTTTATACAATTTTCACAAAGCCTGTGACTAAGCGTTATTCTGCTTTAACGATTACGACTTATAACTTTCTATATACTAGTCTATTTATGTTGATTTTCAGTAAAACAACTTCTAAAATTGAAAAATTTGCACATCCAGATGTTATTGGTGCATCCATTGGCTTAGCATTTATTTCAACAGTAATGGCTTATGTACTTTATACAGCAGGTCTTAAACAT
Above is a genomic segment from Staphylococcus piscifermentans containing:
- a CDS encoding DMT family transporter, producing MQQQSKWRPYILTIIGAACWGVIGLFIQPLYDRGFTAWDVVTIRGVLTFIFLIVFMLASNPKSLKTRWQDHVYFAGAGILSMVFFNYLYFETFSQSSLSLAVTLLYTGPIFVTLLSRIFFKEPLNSNKIIALILAITGCGFVVGLLPSFKVEVSTKVIITGILSGVCYSLYTIFTKPVTKRYSALTITTYNFLYTSLFMLIFSKTTSKIEKFAHPDVIGASIGLAFISTVMAYVLYTAGLKHLEASKASILATLEPIVAILTGVIFLGDVLNTWQISGIVTVMCAAVIVGRNPRVKGQEALSRY